The Streptomyces sp. ICC1 DNA window CTCAACCAGTCGCCGGAGCTGCGCGACTGTTAGCACGGCCCCGTAGGCGCACGCCCCGTTCGTCAGCGCACGATCCGCACATGTGACCGTGTACGACCGGTATCCCGCTGCCGCTCCGGTGCCAACGGAGCGGCAGCCCTGGTCTCAGCCGAGCCGGGGCACGACTTCGGTGCCGAGCCTGCGGAGGTTCTCCTCCGTCGCGGCGAGGTCCCCCGAGCCTTCCGTCAGCAGGGCGAACCGCGTGATGCCCGTACGTTCCGAGGTGGCCGCCAGCCGGTCCGCCGCCAGCTCCGGGGTGCCCACGGGGTGCAGGTCGCACAACAGCTCGGTGTACGCGACCGGGTCGCGCATCGCGCGCCGGCGGCCGTCCACCGTCACGTGCGCGTCCAGCCCCTGCTTGAGCCAGCCCGGCATCGACTTCATCAGCGTTTCCCGGGCGTCCGCCGTCCGGTCCGCCAGCTGGCACACCCCGGCCGACACGTGGTCCGCCTCGGGCGAGCGGCCCGCGGCCCGCGCCGTGCGCCGCCACAGGTCGACCATCGCGGCCTTGTCCTCGTCACCGCAGTGCATGCCGAGCAGCATGGGCAGACCGCGCTCCGCGGCCAGCCGGACCGATGCGGGGGAGGTGCAGGCGACGATCACTTCCGGCCCCTTCCCGTCCCCGTCCAGAGCCTCCGACGGGCGCGGTACGACGGCCACCTCGCGGAAGCCGTACCGCCCGCCGGGGCCCCGCAGATCCGGCTGCACAGCCGCCTGCGCGGCCGCCGGGGACCCCGCTCCCGACCCCGCCCCCACCCGAGGCTCGGCCAGCCAGCGGCGCAGCAGGTCCAGGTCCTCCTGGAAGCGGTTCTCGTACGCGTCGAGGCCGCCCCCGAAGACCTCCAGGTCCACCCAGGGGCCGCCCCGGCCGACGCCGAGGGAGAACCGTCCCTCCGAGGTCAGGTGCAGCAGGGCCGCCTGCTCGCCCAGGGCCACCGGGTGCGTGTTCGGCAGCACGCTGACCGCCGTGCCCACGCGCAGCCGGCGGGTGCGGCCCAGCATCAGGGCCGCCAGGGTCACCGCCGAGGGGCAGACCCCGTACGGGACGAAGTGGTGCTCGGCGAGCCAGACCGAGTCGAGCCCGGTCTCCTCGGCCACCTCGGCGGTCCGCACCGCCCGGTGCAGTGCCTCTCCCTGACCCTGGCCAGGGAACTGGGCTGCCAGTACAAACGCTCCTACACGCATCGCCTTTAGCCTCCTCGCGGCTGACGCGGCCTCCCCCAGGCGGACCGGTTTTCTTACCGGCAACAACGTCTGACACGTGCCAAAGGCACGGCCTGACAGGAAAGTTATTGGGATTGTCGGGCCAGTCACGTATTGCGGATGGTCGTCCTTCGGCCACCCTGCGGGTACCCCGGCTCGCTGCGCGTAGTCTGGGAGAAAGTCACTGCCGTCCGCCCATCCGTGAGGTATACGTGTCACCGCGCCACAACCGCCCCAGGGGCGGCGAGAATCCAGCCGATCGTTCGGACCAGGCCTCGGGCCCGGGCAGTCTGGACCGGTACGGGCTGGAGCGCATGGAGGAGTACCAGGGCGAGGACTGGAAGGTCCGGCACGTCGCGGGCGCGAGCGCGGCGGGCAAGCGGTACCGCTGCCCCGGATGCGACCAGGAGATCCCCTCCGGCACCCCGCACCTGGTGGCCTGGCCGGAGTACGGCGGCGTCGACGACCGCAGGCACTGGCACAAGGCCTGCTGGAACGCGAAGGACCGCCGCACCTCCAAGGTGCAGCGGTCCCGCAACGCTCCCAAGCACTGAGCCGGCCCCGGACGTCCCGGTCAGGTCGGGTCCGGTCGGGGCCCGTCGGGTCCCGTCCCGTCAGGTCCGTCCTAGACGTCCCGGCGGCCGGTCACCACGTACGAGGCGGCGACCGCCGCGCCCGTCACCAGCAGGATCAGCACCAGGTGGCTCAGGCTGCCCGGGGCCGTGATGCCGTCCGCGACCACGGCGCCGTCCGCGGCCGGCTCGCTGCCGCCGGCGGGCAGCCCGAACAGCTGCATCAGCGCCATGGGCGCGTTGTACTGGATCATGGCCCGGCCGACCGGGGCGAGGGCCTCCCAGATGCTGAACACGGCCCCTATGACCGGCGGCAGGGTGACGATGCCCAGCATCAGGGCGATCGCGCCCGCGGAATGCCGCACCAGCGCCCCGATAGCCAGGGACAGCACGCCGAGCAGGGTGACGTAGAAGCTGCCCAGGAGCCCGGAGACCCACTCGGAGCCGGAGTGCGTCCCCGAGGCCGAGCCGCCGTGCAGGATCGAGGCGGTCAGCCCGACCAGGGCGACCGACCCGGCGGTGGTGAGGAAGGCCGCGGTGCCGAAGACGAGGTACTTCGCGGTCAGCACCCGGTACCGGTCGGGGGCCGCCGTGAAGGTGGTGCGGACCAGGCCGGTGCCGTATTCGGAGGTCACGGTCAGCACCCCGAGCACCATCACCGACAGCTGCCCGACGAGCAGGCCGAAGAGGGAGGGGGCGATGAACGGCATCTGCTCGTAGTCCAGGTCCCGGGTCTGCAGGATCACCGCGCCGCCGATGCCGACGACGAGCAGCACCAGCGAGCCGAGCGTCCACATCGTGGAGCGGACCGAGATCAGCTTCGTCCACTCCGAGGCCACCGCGTGCCCCAGGTGCGGCCGCGTGGCCGGCAGCGGGGAGCTGTAGCCCTGCGGGGCCGGCTCCCCGGCGGTCGCGGTGGTGGGGGCGGCGGTTGGACTGGCACCGGTGGCGGAGGCGGCCGGCCGCGCGCGGTCCGGCGAGTGCCCCTGAGTGTTCGCAGATCTCACTGCTGCCGAGGGTGGCTAGGTGAACCTGCCCCGGGGGGCGGCTGGGGAACGGGGGTCATCAGTACCTCACCCTCGGGTCGATGACGGCGTACAGGAGGTCGACGGCGAGGTTCGCGACGACGATGAAGAAGGCGGCCAGCAGGGTGACCCCGAGGACCACGGGCTGGTCCGAGCTGACCAGGGCCCCGTAGAACAGCCGCCCGATGCCCGGGAGTCCGAAGATGGACTCGGTGATGACGGCTCCGGCGAGCAGGCTGCCGAGGTCCATGCCGAAGATGGTGAGGATCGGGGTCATCCCGGAGCGCAGTCCGTGCTTGACGACGACGGTGCGCTCGGGCATCCCCTTGGCGCGGGCGGTGCGGATGTACGGCTCGGCCATCGCCTCGATCATCGAACCGCGGCTCTGCCGGGCGTACATGGCGGCGTAGAGCAGGGCCAGCGCCGTCCACGGGAGCAACAGGTTGCTCGCCCAGCCGAGCGGGTTGTCGGTGAAGGCCTGGTAGGTGGGGTAGGGCAGGATCCCGGCGACGCGGATGACCCCGTAGATGAGCATCACGGAGGTGAAGTAGACGGGCAGGGAGGCGGCGGCGACCGCGCCGACCATCAGCACCTTGTCGGTGGCGGTGTCCTTGCGCAGGGCGGCGGTGACGCCCGCGCCGAGGCCGAGGACCAGCCAGAGGGCGGCGGCGCCGACGGCGAGGGAGGCGGAGACCGGGAGGCGGTCCATCAGGAGGTCCCACACGGGCAGGGAGTTCTCGTACGAGTAGCCCAAGCACGGGAAGTCGCACTGGACGGCGTACTGGCCGGTGCCCAGGGTGCGCCCGGTGAAGATGCCGGTGAGGAAGTCGAGGAACTGGCGCCACACGGGCTGGTCGAGGCCGAGGTACGCGCGCACGTCGGCCAGTCGCTCCGCGCTGCAGGTCTTTCCGCAGGCGGAGGCGGCCGGGTCGGAGGGGAGCACGTAGAAGATGAGGAAGGTGACGGCGGCGATGGCGAGCAGGACGCCCGCGAGGGCGAGCAGCCGGCGTGCGAGGTAGAGGATCACGTCCGCCCGCCCCTCGGGTCGAGGATGTCGCGCAGGGCGTCGCCGAGCAGGGTGAAGGCGAGCACCGCGAGGAAGAGGAAGAGGCTCGGGATGACGAAGTACATGGGGTCGGTCTCGTAGAAGGCCACGGACTCGGCGATCATCTGGCCCCAGGAGGGGGTGGGCGGGCGCACGCCGACGCCGAGGTAGCTGAGGGCGGCCTCGGTGCTGATCATCCCGGGGATGAGCAGGGTGGTGTAGGCGATGACGGGGCCCGAGACGCCCGGGAGGATCTCGCGGGTCAGGATCCGCCAGGCGCTCGCCCCGCCGACGCGGGCGGCGTCCACGTACTCGCGGTGTTTGAGGGAGAAGGTCTGGCCGCGCACGACGCGGGCGACGCCGGGCCAGCCGAAGACGCCGATGACGGCGGTCATGAGGACGATGCGGTTGACGTCCTTGGCCACGGACAGCATCGCGATCATGAAGATGAGGCTGGGGAAGGACATGGTGAGGTCCATCAGGCGGGACAGGACGGCGTCGGTGCGGCCGCCGAAGTAGCCGGCGGCGATCCCGGCCGCGGTGCCGGCCACCACGACGATGGCGGTGGCGGCGAAGGCGATGAGGAGCGAGACCTGGGCGCCGTGGACGACGCGGGCGAACAGATCGCGGCCGGTGACGGGTTCGACGCCGAGCCAGTGCTCGGGGCTGATCCCGCCGAAGGAGCCCAGGGGCTGGCCCCCGAGGTAGGGGTCGATGGCGGACTTGTCGAACTCGTCCGGGGACCAGCCGCCGAGTGCGCCCAGCCAGGGGGCGGTGGCGGCCATCAGGACGAAGAGCAGGACGACGCAGAGGCTGATGCGGACGGCGGGGCGGCGGCGGAGTTCCCGCCGGGCGAGCTGCCAGGGGCTGCTGCCCGGGGGGACCGGGGCGGCCGCCGCCGCGTCCGTGGACGTGGCGGCGGTCATGGTCAGCCCTGGCTCTGGCTCTTGGCGGGGTCCTTGAGGCCGATGGTGGCGTAGTCGAGCTGGCCGACCCAGACGGGGTGGCCGTAGGCCCCGGCGATGTTGGTGCCGACGAGCAGCGGCTTGCGCTCCAGCAGGACGGGGACGGCCGGGGACTTCTTCATGATCTCGGCGTCGAGGTCGATCCAGGCCTGGTTGGCCTGCTTGGCGTCGGCCATGGCGTTGATCTCGTCGATCCGCTTGATCGTCGCGTCGTCCTTGAACTGCGAGTAGTTGCCCGAGTTGCCCTTGACCTTGATGGTGCGGCCGTCGAAGACGAAGGGCAGGAAGGTGGACCCGGAGGGGTAGTCGGGGCACCAGCCGCTGAGCACGAGGTCGGGCGCGGTGGTGGTGTCGCCGATGACGTCGTAGTACGCGCCCGGGTCGACGGTGTCGATGACGATCTCGACGCCCGCGCGGGCCAGGCCCTGCTGGACGGCCTCCGCCTTGCCCTTGTCGCCGGTGGAGACGGCGAGGGAGACCTTCAGGGTCTCCTTGCCGGCGGCCTTCAGGAGCTCCTTGGCCTTGGCCGGGTCGCCGGCCGGGGGAACCTTGAGGGTGTCGGCCTGCTTGCCGCCGGAGAGGGCCGGGGGCAAGTAGGCGGTGGCGATCTCGTTGAGGGCCGGGCCGCCGCCGGCGGTGACCACGGCCTCCTTGTCGAGGGCGTACTGCATGGCCTCGCGGACCTTGGGGTCGTCGAAGGGGGCGCGGGAGTTGTTCATCTGGAGCATCTCGGTACAGCCCTGCGACTCGGCCAGCAGCCGGGACTTGACCTCCGGCTTGGGCAGCACCTTGGGGGCGCTCTCGGGCCGCATGTCGGACCACTGGACGGCGGAGGCGTCGGCGCCCTCGCCGGCGATGATCCGGTCGTCGATCTGGCCGCCCTTGAGGCCCATCACGACGACGAACTTGTCCGGGTAGGCCTTGCGGACGGTGTCGGTCTTGGCGTCCCAGTGCTCGTTGCGGACCAGGACGAGCTTCTTGTCGCGGTCGTACGACTCGATCTTGTACGGGCCGGAGGAGAACGGGCGGGCGTCGTACTGCGTGCCCTTCTCCTGGGCCTCGGGGACCGGAGCGAAGGTCGGCAGGGTCGCGGTCGCGGAGAACTCGGCGACGGGCCGCTTCAGTTCGAAGACGATCGTGCGGTCGTCGGGGGTCTTGACGGAGTCGAGGTGCTTGCCCTGGAGCGGGCCCTTGTAGCCCTCGGTGCCGGCCAGGTACTGGGCCGCGTAGTCGGGGCCGCCGGTGAGGTCGGGGGCGAAGGAGCGCTCGACGTTGTACTTGATGTCCTGCGCCTTGATGGGCGATCCGTCCTCGTACTTCACGCCCTCCTTCAGGGTGAAGGTCCAGGTGCGGCCGCCGTTGGAGGAGGTGCCGAGGTCGGTGGCGAGGTCGGGGACGAGCTCGCTGCCGCCCTTGCCGGGCTCGG harbors:
- a CDS encoding LLM class flavin-dependent oxidoreductase, with translation MRVGAFVLAAQFPGQGQGEALHRAVRTAEVAEETGLDSVWLAEHHFVPYGVCPSAVTLAALMLGRTRRLRVGTAVSVLPNTHPVALGEQAALLHLTSEGRFSLGVGRGGPWVDLEVFGGGLDAYENRFQEDLDLLRRWLAEPRVGAGSGAGSPAAAQAAVQPDLRGPGGRYGFREVAVVPRPSEALDGDGKGPEVIVACTSPASVRLAAERGLPMLLGMHCGDEDKAAMVDLWRRTARAAGRSPEADHVSAGVCQLADRTADARETLMKSMPGWLKQGLDAHVTVDGRRRAMRDPVAYTELLCDLHPVGTPELAADRLAATSERTGITRFALLTEGSGDLAATEENLRRLGTEVVPRLG
- a CDS encoding ATP/GTP-binding protein, with translation MSPRHNRPRGGENPADRSDQASGPGSLDRYGLERMEEYQGEDWKVRHVAGASAAGKRYRCPGCDQEIPSGTPHLVAWPEYGGVDDRRHWHKACWNAKDRRTSKVQRSRNAPKH
- a CDS encoding ABC transporter permease gives rise to the protein MRSANTQGHSPDRARPAASATGASPTAAPTTATAGEPAPQGYSSPLPATRPHLGHAVASEWTKLISVRSTMWTLGSLVLLVVGIGGAVILQTRDLDYEQMPFIAPSLFGLLVGQLSVMVLGVLTVTSEYGTGLVRTTFTAAPDRYRVLTAKYLVFGTAAFLTTAGSVALVGLTASILHGGSASGTHSGSEWVSGLLGSFYVTLLGVLSLAIGALVRHSAGAIALMLGIVTLPPVIGAVFSIWEALAPVGRAMIQYNAPMALMQLFGLPAGGSEPAADGAVVADGITAPGSLSHLVLILLVTGAAVAASYVVTGRRDV
- a CDS encoding ABC transporter permease — its product is MILYLARRLLALAGVLLAIAAVTFLIFYVLPSDPAASACGKTCSAERLADVRAYLGLDQPVWRQFLDFLTGIFTGRTLGTGQYAVQCDFPCLGYSYENSLPVWDLLMDRLPVSASLAVGAAALWLVLGLGAGVTAALRKDTATDKVLMVGAVAAASLPVYFTSVMLIYGVIRVAGILPYPTYQAFTDNPLGWASNLLLPWTALALLYAAMYARQSRGSMIEAMAEPYIRTARAKGMPERTVVVKHGLRSGMTPILTIFGMDLGSLLAGAVITESIFGLPGIGRLFYGALVSSDQPVVLGVTLLAAFFIVVANLAVDLLYAVIDPRVRY
- a CDS encoding ABC transporter permease, yielding MTAATSTDAAAAAPVPPGSSPWQLARRELRRRPAVRISLCVVLLFVLMAATAPWLGALGGWSPDEFDKSAIDPYLGGQPLGSFGGISPEHWLGVEPVTGRDLFARVVHGAQVSLLIAFAATAIVVVAGTAAGIAAGYFGGRTDAVLSRLMDLTMSFPSLIFMIAMLSVAKDVNRIVLMTAVIGVFGWPGVARVVRGQTFSLKHREYVDAARVGGASAWRILTREILPGVSGPVIAYTTLLIPGMISTEAALSYLGVGVRPPTPSWGQMIAESVAFYETDPMYFVIPSLFLFLAVLAFTLLGDALRDILDPRGGRT
- a CDS encoding ABC transporter substrate-binding protein; translation: MTKRTQLALATTLVAALALGASGCSDPKKGSAGAGASNPASANDGKILGGTPVKGGTLTVLSNQDFAHLDPARNWVMPTMDFGTRLLYRTLVTFKAEPGKGGSELVPDLATDLGTSSNGGRTWTFTLKEGVKYEDGSPIKAQDIKYNVERSFAPDLTGGPDYAAQYLAGTEGYKGPLQGKHLDSVKTPDDRTIVFELKRPVAEFSATATLPTFAPVPEAQEKGTQYDARPFSSGPYKIESYDRDKKLVLVRNEHWDAKTDTVRKAYPDKFVVVMGLKGGQIDDRIIAGEGADASAVQWSDMRPESAPKVLPKPEVKSRLLAESQGCTEMLQMNNSRAPFDDPKVREAMQYALDKEAVVTAGGGPALNEIATAYLPPALSGGKQADTLKVPPAGDPAKAKELLKAAGKETLKVSLAVSTGDKGKAEAVQQGLARAGVEIVIDTVDPGAYYDVIGDTTTAPDLVLSGWCPDYPSGSTFLPFVFDGRTIKVKGNSGNYSQFKDDATIKRIDEINAMADAKQANQAWIDLDAEIMKKSPAVPVLLERKPLLVGTNIAGAYGHPVWVGQLDYATIGLKDPAKSQSQG